A single genomic interval of Gammaproteobacteria bacterium harbors:
- a CDS encoding sodium-dependent transporter translates to MQAGGTTGSSDLHESWSSRFGFLMATIGFAVGLGNIWRFPYMTGENGGAAFVLVYLFCAFAIGIPILIAELLIGRRGQRSPPAAMRAIAEAEGRSRHWQWVGGMNLLAAFVIGLSYCVVIGWVLLYLWKALLTGFSGIDAAAARAEFDGLLHDTPTMVLWTWIGLVLTGAIIYAGVRKGIERAVTVMMPALFLLLLVLAAFNIVSGGFPAALDYLFRADFSKITASVWLAAVGQAFFSIGVAMAGMMTYGAYLPKSVSIVRSAWLIIVADTMVALLAGLVIFPVIFKFGLDPQGGPGLIFQTLPVAFAQMPGGHLFGVLFFVLLSFAGITSMVGLIEALTAWLEEHRGFARHRSALLVLAAIAILSLLSILSYSEFSEWRVAGKNLNAILDYLANQVLLPLGGLLIAVFAGWQMSRDSTREELDLPDGRVFGLWRILIRYPVPVAVLLILLLGVGS, encoded by the coding sequence ATGCAGGCAGGCGGCACGACGGGTAGCAGTGATTTGCACGAGAGCTGGTCATCGCGTTTCGGCTTCCTGATGGCCACGATCGGTTTTGCCGTCGGCCTCGGCAATATCTGGCGTTTTCCGTACATGACCGGCGAGAACGGCGGCGCCGCATTTGTGCTCGTCTACCTGTTCTGTGCGTTCGCGATCGGTATTCCGATCCTGATAGCCGAACTCCTCATCGGGCGCCGCGGGCAGCGCTCTCCGCCCGCTGCGATGCGCGCGATCGCCGAAGCCGAAGGAAGATCGCGGCACTGGCAGTGGGTCGGTGGGATGAACCTGCTGGCAGCTTTCGTTATCGGGCTCAGCTATTGCGTGGTGATTGGCTGGGTGCTGCTGTACCTGTGGAAGGCCCTGTTGACGGGCTTTTCCGGTATCGACGCCGCCGCCGCGCGGGCGGAATTCGATGGCTTGCTGCACGATACGCCAACGATGGTGCTGTGGACCTGGATCGGACTGGTGCTGACGGGCGCGATCATCTACGCCGGCGTGCGCAAGGGGATCGAGCGCGCGGTCACGGTCATGATGCCGGCGCTGTTCCTGCTGTTGCTCGTGCTCGCGGCATTCAACATCGTCAGCGGTGGTTTTCCGGCGGCGCTCGATTATCTGTTCCGGGCGGACTTCAGCAAAATTACCGCATCGGTCTGGCTGGCAGCGGTCGGGCAGGCTTTTTTCTCGATCGGTGTCGCCATGGCGGGGATGATGACCTACGGCGCTTATCTGCCGAAAAGCGTCTCGATCGTGCGTTCGGCATGGCTCATCATCGTCGCCGATACCATGGTGGCGCTGCTGGCGGGGCTGGTGATTTTTCCCGTCATATTCAAATTCGGCCTCGATCCGCAGGGCGGACCGGGGTTGATCTTCCAGACCCTGCCGGTGGCCTTTGCGCAGATGCCGGGCGGGCATCTGTTCGGCGTGCTGTTTTTCGTATTGTTGTCCTTCGCCGGAATTACCTCGATGGTGGGGCTGATAGAGGCGCTCACGGCGTGGCTCGAGGAGCACCGCGGCTTTGCGCGTCATCGCAGCGCACTGCTGGTGTTGGCGGCAATTGCGATACTCAGTCTGCTGTCCATCCTGAGCTACAGCGAATTCTCCGAATGGCGGGTGGCCGGCAAGAATCTGAACGCGATACTCGATTACCTCGCCAACCAGGTCCTGCTGCCACTCGGCGGCTTGCTGATCGCGGTGTTCGCGGGCTGGCAGATGAGCCGTGACTCGACCCGCGAGGAACTCGACTTGCCCGACGGACGGGTGTTTGGCCTGTGGCGCATCCTGATCCGCTACCCGGTACCGGTCGCGGTGCTGCTCATCCTGCTGCTGGGTGTCGGTAGCTGA
- a CDS encoding OmpA family protein, whose amino-acid sequence MSGLSGKAALCSTMLVVTLLGGCCCQMEQPAPGPDVAAAAPTTVTEVFALSSEQLFDFDQATLRSEAAFTLSTMVEKYRGNARLRSITVTGHTDSVGADTYNQSLSQRRADSVRNYLVERGVDGSKISAVGKGESSPTASNDTVQGRQLNRRVELSAELEHEVTRSADANPNWIVSAPGR is encoded by the coding sequence ATGAGTGGATTGTCCGGGAAAGCCGCGCTTTGCAGCACCATGCTGGTTGTGACGCTGTTGGGCGGTTGTTGCTGCCAGATGGAACAGCCGGCGCCCGGGCCGGATGTGGCTGCCGCGGCTCCCACGACCGTCACCGAGGTGTTTGCGCTGAGTTCGGAGCAACTGTTCGATTTCGACCAGGCAACCCTGCGTTCGGAGGCCGCCTTCACGCTGTCCACCATGGTCGAGAAGTATCGTGGCAATGCCCGGCTGCGCTCGATAACGGTCACCGGTCATACCGACAGCGTCGGCGCCGATACCTACAACCAGAGCCTGTCCCAGCGCCGCGCGGACTCGGTGCGCAATTACCTGGTGGAGCGGGGCGTCGATGGCTCGAAGATATCCGCGGTGGGCAAGGGCGAGAGCAGCCCGACCGCTTCCAACGATACCGTGCAGGGCCGTCAGCTCAACCGACGTGTCGAGCTCTCTGCCGAACTCGAGCACGAGGTCACCCGCTCGGCCGATGCCAATCCGAACTGGATCGTCTCGGCGCCTGGCCGGTAA
- a CDS encoding haloalkane dehalogenase, which yields MTISSKPFAAKKFLDINGRRMAYIDEGEGDAIVFQHGNPTSSYLWRNVMPHCRGLGRLIACDLIGMGDSDKLDASGPVRYSYAEQRDYLFALFDKLDLGERVVLVIHDWGSALGFDWANTHRGRVQGIAYMESIVMPVQWSDWPEGARRVFQGFRSPAGEEMVLEKNVFVERVLPGSILRSLDEAEINEYRRPFLRPGEDRRPVLSWPREIPIAGEPEQMVKIVEDYARWLATCDTPKLFVNAEPGSILVGRQREFCRSWPNQREITVKGSHFIQEDSPDEIGAAVAGFVRALRGAAC from the coding sequence ATGACGATCAGTTCGAAACCGTTCGCGGCCAAGAAATTCCTCGATATCAACGGGCGTCGCATGGCTTACATCGACGAGGGCGAGGGTGATGCGATCGTATTCCAGCATGGCAATCCGACGTCCTCCTATCTGTGGCGCAACGTCATGCCCCATTGCCGTGGACTCGGTCGGCTGATTGCCTGCGATCTGATCGGGATGGGTGATTCCGACAAACTGGATGCATCGGGTCCGGTCCGTTATTCCTACGCCGAGCAGCGCGACTACCTGTTCGCCCTGTTCGACAAGCTCGATCTCGGTGAGCGCGTGGTGCTGGTGATCCACGACTGGGGGTCGGCGCTGGGTTTCGACTGGGCCAATACGCACCGTGGGCGCGTGCAGGGCATTGCCTACATGGAAAGTATCGTGATGCCGGTGCAGTGGAGCGACTGGCCGGAAGGTGCACGGCGCGTCTTCCAGGGCTTTCGTTCGCCGGCGGGCGAGGAAATGGTGCTCGAGAAAAACGTCTTCGTCGAACGCGTGCTGCCCGGATCGATCCTGCGTTCCCTGGACGAGGCGGAAATCAACGAGTACCGGCGGCCGTTCCTGCGCCCGGGAGAGGATCGACGTCCGGTACTGAGCTGGCCGCGCGAGATACCGATCGCCGGCGAGCCGGAGCAAATGGTCAAAATCGTCGAGGACTATGCGCGCTGGCTGGCGACTTGCGATACGCCCAAGCTGTTCGTCAATGCGGAACCGGGTTCCATACTGGTCGGCCGGCAACGCGAATTCTGCCGCAGCTGGCCAAACCAGCGGGAAATCACGGTCAAGGGTTCGCATTTCATCCAGGAGGACAGCCCGGATGAGATCGGTGCGGCAGTGGCCGGATTTGTGCGCGCGCTGCGCGGCGCCGCCTGCTGA
- a CDS encoding patatin-like phospholipase family protein, translating to MNFPRLIVWPLCLLLALASASLTAADDAKPRAPRVGLVLAGGGARGLAHIGVIKYLEENNIRVDAIAGTSMGSIVGGLYASGMSAAEIEQVVSTLDWQKAFNDDAPRNQLTFRRKQEDYDFLARGRLRFKDGRFRIPMGIVEGQNLNLMLHDLVSHVSNVTDFDQLPIPYRAVATDIATGDTVVLDHGDLATAMRASMSIPSAFAPVDVDGKLLVDGGIAKNIPVDVVQAMGVDRLIVIDIGTPLSTREQIEDGGGFAIIDQLTTVLTRKNSEQQIALMGPDDILILPALDTAGITTMAFNKAELAIQLGYDAARAAGEQLAVLATPRTRLQLVQTSAPKATKSPLIQRVEIHTDASVSRQLLRNMISQREGKRLDRRKLEEDITAIYGLDEFSRVDYDLTRSDGKNVLNVRAIAHPAGISYLKMGISWEQDSRGDSEFGVRASWRQKGINALGAEWYTLAQLGGRSLFGTEFYQPLDINRRFFLDAQYQYQQRLLNFSEDGEVRARVVVDDHVLEFGPGINFDNTAALRGGLFTGTANTDIQIGSPLLTSSSQDDGGIFAELRYDTLDRAYFPGHGTRLSSHYASGKDEFGAEADYEAWSTIALLARSFGRNSIIATARWSELDIDNSTLILPSQVFSLGGFLSLSGYTRDSLAGNYLAAANLVFYRRLTEQSFLPIDFPVYAGASIETGNVWLRRNDVTADELLYAGSLFIGIDSPLGPVFLGAGFGEHDQRALYLQIGQVFD from the coding sequence ATGAATTTTCCGCGCCTGATCGTCTGGCCATTGTGCCTGTTGCTGGCTCTCGCGAGCGCGTCGTTGACCGCGGCTGATGACGCCAAGCCGAGGGCTCCGCGTGTCGGCCTGGTTCTGGCCGGCGGCGGCGCGCGCGGGCTGGCACATATCGGGGTGATCAAGTATCTCGAGGAAAACAATATCAGGGTGGATGCCATTGCCGGCACCAGCATGGGATCGATCGTGGGCGGGCTCTATGCATCCGGCATGAGCGCGGCGGAGATCGAGCAGGTCGTGAGCACGCTGGACTGGCAGAAAGCCTTCAATGACGACGCTCCTCGCAATCAGCTCACGTTCCGCCGCAAGCAGGAAGACTACGACTTCCTGGCCCGTGGCCGGCTGCGTTTCAAGGACGGCAGGTTCCGCATCCCGATGGGTATCGTGGAGGGCCAGAATCTGAATTTGATGCTCCACGACCTGGTGTCGCATGTATCGAACGTCACCGATTTCGACCAGCTGCCGATTCCGTACCGCGCGGTGGCGACGGATATTGCCACCGGCGATACCGTGGTGCTGGACCACGGCGATCTCGCGACCGCGATGCGCGCCAGCATGTCGATTCCAAGCGCCTTCGCGCCTGTCGATGTGGACGGCAAACTGCTGGTCGACGGCGGCATCGCCAAGAACATCCCGGTCGATGTGGTGCAGGCGATGGGAGTCGACCGACTGATCGTGATCGATATCGGCACGCCGCTGTCGACACGCGAGCAAATCGAGGACGGCGGCGGATTTGCCATTATCGACCAGCTCACGACGGTGCTCACGCGCAAGAACTCGGAGCAGCAGATTGCGCTGATGGGACCCGACGACATTCTGATATTGCCGGCACTCGATACGGCCGGAATCACGACCATGGCATTCAACAAGGCCGAACTCGCGATTCAGCTCGGCTACGATGCGGCACGCGCCGCCGGTGAGCAGCTCGCCGTCCTTGCGACTCCGCGCACCAGGTTGCAACTGGTGCAAACATCCGCTCCGAAAGCCACCAAGTCACCGCTGATACAGCGCGTCGAGATACATACCGACGCGTCGGTATCGCGGCAGTTGCTGCGCAACATGATCAGCCAGCGCGAGGGCAAACGCCTCGATCGTCGCAAGCTCGAGGAGGACATCACCGCGATCTACGGGCTCGACGAGTTTTCACGGGTCGATTATGACCTGACGCGAAGCGACGGGAAAAACGTGCTGAACGTCAGGGCCATTGCCCATCCCGCCGGTATCAGCTATCTGAAAATGGGTATCAGCTGGGAGCAGGACAGCCGCGGCGACAGCGAATTCGGCGTGCGCGCCAGCTGGCGCCAGAAAGGCATCAATGCGTTGGGTGCCGAATGGTACACCCTGGCGCAGCTCGGCGGCCGCTCGCTGTTCGGCACCGAGTTCTATCAACCGCTCGACATCAACCGGCGCTTTTTTCTCGATGCCCAGTACCAGTATCAACAACGCCTGCTCAATTTCTCCGAAGATGGCGAAGTGCGGGCGCGGGTGGTGGTCGATGACCATGTGCTGGAATTCGGACCGGGCATCAATTTCGACAATACCGCCGCATTGCGCGGCGGATTGTTTACCGGTACGGCCAATACCGATATCCAGATCGGCTCGCCACTGCTCACCTCGAGCAGCCAGGACGACGGGGGTATTTTCGCGGAGCTGCGCTATGACACGCTGGACCGTGCGTATTTTCCCGGACACGGCACTCGCCTGAGCAGCCACTATGCGTCAGGCAAGGATGAATTCGGCGCCGAGGCCGATTACGAGGCGTGGAGCACGATTGCCCTTCTTGCCCGCAGCTTCGGACGCAATTCGATCATCGCAACCGCACGCTGGTCGGAACTGGATATCGACAACAGCACGCTGATCCTTCCCTCGCAGGTCTTTTCCCTGGGAGGATTCCTGTCGCTGTCGGGTTACACCCGTGACTCGCTGGCGGGCAACTACCTTGCGGCGGCCAACCTGGTCTTCTACCGGCGCCTGACCGAACAATCCTTTCTGCCAATCGACTTTCCCGTCTACGCCGGTGCCAGCATCGAAACCGGCAACGTCTGGCTGCGACGCAACGACGTGACGGCGGACGAACTGCTCTACGCAGGCAGTCTGTTTATCGGTATCGATTCACCGCTGGGACCGGTATTCCTGGGTGCCGGATTCGGCGAGCACGACCAGCGCGCGCTGTACCTGCAGATCGGCCAGGTTTTCGACTGA
- a CDS encoding metal ABC transporter permease, which translates to MNLALADLSIVLPAFLAGCLVLVTHVPLGTQILSRGIVFIDLALAQIAALGVIVAGMLEFDPQGLATQLAAATAALLGAALLTWTEKRWPEVQEAQIGVLFVLAATGGILLLANNPHGGEHLRDLLAGQILWVRYEQLLLPALGSVLISVLLLAKRQQLHPLLFYVVFALAVTASVQLVGVYLVFASLIVPGLATRNFRRWRLAAGYGVGIAGYGSGLVLSTLFDLPSGALVVWCIALCAILCFALGPRRAIATNNA; encoded by the coding sequence GTGAATCTTGCGCTCGCCGATCTGTCGATCGTGCTACCGGCCTTCCTCGCCGGCTGCCTGGTGCTGGTCACGCATGTGCCGCTTGGCACCCAGATCCTGAGCCGCGGCATCGTGTTCATCGACCTGGCGCTGGCGCAGATCGCGGCACTCGGCGTGATCGTCGCCGGCATGCTTGAATTCGATCCGCAGGGACTTGCAACCCAACTCGCCGCAGCAACGGCGGCCCTGCTCGGTGCGGCCTTGCTGACCTGGACGGAAAAGCGCTGGCCCGAAGTGCAGGAGGCCCAGATCGGTGTACTGTTCGTGCTCGCCGCTACCGGCGGCATCCTGCTGCTCGCCAACAATCCGCACGGTGGCGAACACCTGCGCGATCTGCTGGCGGGACAGATCCTGTGGGTACGCTATGAGCAACTGCTGTTGCCAGCACTCGGTTCCGTGCTGATCTCGGTCCTGCTGCTGGCAAAGCGCCAGCAATTGCACCCGCTGCTGTTCTACGTGGTATTTGCGCTTGCCGTGACAGCCTCGGTACAGCTGGTCGGCGTGTACCTGGTGTTTGCCAGCCTGATCGTGCCCGGACTGGCCACGCGGAATTTCCGCCGCTGGCGGCTCGCCGCCGGCTACGGCGTGGGCATCGCGGGCTATGGCAGCGGGCTGGTGCTTTCGACGCTGTTCGACCTGCCCTCCGGCGCCCTGGTCGTCTGGTGCATCGCGCTGTGCGCCATCCTGTGCTTTGCGCTGGGGCCGCGCCGCGCTATTGCTACCAATAACGCCTGA
- a CDS encoding zinc ABC transporter substrate-binding protein has protein sequence MKHLLSRTWFIGVLAALCMPAQAALNVLSCEAEWAALASEIGGKRLNVSSATTGQQDPHRIEARPSLIARVRNADLLVCTGLDLEAGWLPVLLQQSGNRRIQPGQPGNFVAGNLVPRLELPTQLDRAQGDVHGSGNPHIQLNPHNLVPVGEALATRLGELDPANAEAYRAAYADFRARLEFAMQRWEQQAVALNGVGVIAHHKDMVYLFDWLGMREIGNLEPKPGLEPSSAHLAALLQQLRQDPARMVLHTPYQSERASQWLSAQASIPAVMIPNTVGGTDAATDLFTLFEDIISRLLGGLQ, from the coding sequence ATGAAACACCTGCTGTCCCGGACATGGTTCATAGGGGTGCTGGCAGCGCTGTGCATGCCGGCCCAGGCGGCTCTCAACGTACTGAGCTGCGAGGCGGAATGGGCCGCGCTGGCAAGCGAAATCGGTGGCAAACGGCTGAACGTCTCCAGCGCCACCACGGGTCAGCAGGATCCGCATCGCATCGAGGCGCGTCCCAGCCTGATCGCACGCGTGCGCAACGCCGATCTGCTGGTGTGCACTGGCCTGGATCTGGAGGCCGGGTGGTTACCCGTATTGCTGCAGCAATCCGGAAACCGCCGCATCCAGCCAGGCCAGCCCGGCAATTTCGTTGCCGGCAATCTGGTCCCGCGCCTCGAGTTGCCCACCCAGCTCGACCGCGCCCAGGGTGATGTACATGGCTCGGGAAATCCGCACATCCAGCTCAATCCGCACAACCTCGTGCCAGTGGGCGAGGCGCTGGCAACACGCCTGGGAGAGCTCGATCCGGCCAATGCCGAGGCTTATCGTGCAGCGTACGCCGATTTTCGCGCACGCCTGGAGTTCGCCATGCAGCGCTGGGAACAGCAGGCCGTTGCATTGAACGGAGTGGGCGTGATCGCGCACCACAAGGACATGGTCTACCTGTTTGACTGGCTCGGCATGCGCGAGATCGGGAATCTCGAACCCAAGCCAGGGCTCGAACCGAGCAGCGCACATCTCGCCGCGCTGCTGCAGCAGTTGCGTCAGGACCCGGCGCGCATGGTGCTGCATACCCCCTACCAGAGCGAGCGCGCATCGCAATGGTTGTCAGCGCAGGCAAGCATCCCGGCCGTGATGATCCCCAACACCGTCGGCGGTACCGACGCCGCCACTGACCTGTTCACGCTGTTCGAGGACATCATCAGCCGTTTGCTGGGAGGGCTGCAGTGA
- a CDS encoding TonB-dependent receptor: MSIALAIGVASTLCARAAGATGSEAEQLRAELAATRAAFETRIAALEARLGAIETPPTKGEPVRSEQLDTIESRLQQVEIVANQPPQTSANAFNPQMSVILAGTWANLDENPDDYMLGGFVPAGGEGGPGERGFSLGETELTLSASIDPLFYGQVTFAVDAGDEISAEEALVRTSALPDGFTAQFGRFYSALAYQNAQHAHTWDFSDIPLVYQAMFGGQYKTEGLQLKWLAPLEQFVELGVEFGNGDQFPGQDDGNGVGAYTLFASTGNDIGASASWKGGIAWLGTEAGSRVYAEPDPSRQDVSNPTEFNGDSTTWNTYLVYKWAPNGNGQEHHFTLQGEYFDRHEDGVMLQLNTSRGNGRSSYRGDPSGWYLQGVYQFMPRWRVGLRYDSLDSGTLRLRSLDGVLRDADFPTLATYDPDRTTLMLDYSPTEYSRLRLQYAHDQSAPGATDQQLYLQYLMSLGAHGAHQF; the protein is encoded by the coding sequence ATGTCCATTGCGCTCGCAATTGGCGTCGCCAGCACCCTTTGCGCGCGGGCGGCCGGCGCCACCGGCAGCGAAGCCGAACAATTGCGCGCGGAACTCGCGGCAACGCGCGCAGCCTTCGAAACGCGCATCGCCGCGCTCGAGGCACGACTGGGTGCGATAGAGACGCCGCCCACCAAGGGGGAACCCGTACGCAGCGAACAACTCGACACCATCGAATCGCGTCTGCAACAAGTGGAAATTGTGGCGAACCAGCCACCACAAACGAGCGCCAACGCCTTCAACCCGCAGATGTCGGTGATTCTCGCCGGCACCTGGGCAAATCTCGACGAGAATCCCGATGACTACATGCTGGGCGGTTTTGTGCCGGCCGGCGGCGAAGGCGGGCCGGGTGAGCGCGGCTTCAGTCTCGGTGAAACAGAGCTGACGCTGAGTGCCTCGATCGATCCGCTGTTTTACGGACAGGTGACCTTTGCGGTGGATGCAGGCGACGAGATCAGCGCCGAGGAGGCACTGGTTCGCACCAGCGCACTGCCCGACGGATTCACCGCGCAGTTTGGCCGCTTCTATTCGGCGCTGGCCTACCAGAACGCCCAACATGCCCACACCTGGGACTTCAGCGACATTCCCCTGGTTTACCAGGCCATGTTCGGCGGGCAATACAAGACCGAGGGCCTGCAACTGAAATGGCTGGCCCCGCTCGAGCAGTTTGTCGAGCTTGGCGTGGAGTTCGGCAACGGCGACCAGTTTCCCGGCCAGGACGATGGCAACGGGGTGGGTGCCTATACCCTTTTCGCCTCGACCGGCAACGATATCGGCGCCAGCGCAAGCTGGAAAGGCGGCATTGCATGGCTCGGCACGGAGGCCGGGAGCCGCGTCTACGCGGAACCCGATCCGTCGCGGCAGGACGTATCCAATCCAACCGAATTCAACGGCGACAGCACCACCTGGAATACCTACCTGGTCTACAAGTGGGCACCGAACGGAAACGGCCAGGAGCACCATTTCACGCTGCAGGGCGAGTATTTCGATCGCCATGAAGACGGCGTGATGCTGCAGCTCAACACCAGCCGCGGCAATGGCCGCTCGTCTTATCGCGGCGATCCCTCGGGCTGGTACCTGCAGGGTGTCTACCAGTTCATGCCCCGCTGGCGCGTCGGCTTGCGCTACGACAGTCTCGATTCCGGCACGCTGCGTCTGCGCTCGCTCGATGGCGTATTGCGTGACGCGGATTTCCCCACGCTCGCCACCTACGATCCCGATCGCACCACCCTGATGCTCGATTACTCGCCGACCGAATACAGCCGCCTGCGGCTGCAATACGCGCACGATCAAAGCGCTCCCGGTGCGACCGACCAACAGCTATACCTGCAGTACCTCATGAGCCTCGGCGCGCACGGCGCCCATCAATTCTAG
- a CDS encoding TetR/AcrR family transcriptional regulator, whose protein sequence is MRAAVYCFAQSGYAQTSNHDIAQAAGITSGSLYHHFDSKAAIYQEALRHCLITLTETYRSAFAEAADRSCIDQLCLGLERVIAVSRAWPGMVRFAGNSAAEIRHNRELDWLHAEDAQAFNLLFRELLQVASERGELATGVTVEDAAQLLVALVSGLSIAHDTDLGEARFAATIRSFERLLKGQLLKPRGPRK, encoded by the coding sequence ATGCGTGCCGCGGTGTATTGTTTTGCCCAGTCCGGTTATGCGCAGACCAGCAACCACGATATTGCGCAAGCGGCCGGTATCACCAGCGGCTCTCTTTACCATCACTTCGACTCCAAGGCCGCGATCTACCAGGAGGCGCTGCGCCATTGCCTGATCACGCTGACCGAGACCTACCGCTCGGCCTTTGCCGAAGCCGCCGATCGCAGCTGCATCGATCAGCTTTGTCTCGGTCTCGAGCGGGTCATCGCGGTCTCGCGCGCCTGGCCTGGAATGGTCCGCTTCGCCGGCAATTCCGCCGCGGAGATCCGCCACAACCGTGAACTCGACTGGCTGCACGCGGAGGATGCGCAGGCGTTCAACCTGCTGTTCCGCGAGCTGTTGCAGGTGGCCAGCGAGCGCGGCGAGCTGGCCACCGGTGTCACGGTCGAGGATGCGGCGCAGCTGCTGGTCGCACTGGTCAGCGGTTTGTCGATCGCCCATGACACCGACCTGGGCGAGGCGCGTTTTGCGGCCACGATCAGAAGTTTCGAACGCCTGCTGAAGGGGCAGTTGCTGAAGCCGCGTGGCCCACGCAAATAA
- a CDS encoding acyl-CoA/acyl-ACP dehydrogenase, whose product MDFDLDLGLTDEMLTIRDTCRRFAMDVMRPVGMRLDRMSAEAVIAADSPLWGVIEGYKGLGLGAGAQIDDPDMSAEHKALLHCIVLEELCAGDVGIFIGCGLLNISSLIAQQFARNDLYEFFRQRDEIGCLALTEPGHGSDNVAFTEPGFRNPRIKPVLKCRRDGSNYVLNGQKAAWVSCGTIAGSGVVFAGFENSSVGLADGAVFLLPFDLPGISKGKPLEKLGQRALNQGEIFFDQVEVPAHFMLAEGPDAYPFVWEMNLKGANLAMGQQFVGVARAAYDIALDYAKEWVQGGCPIIEHQNVKNRLFGMFQKVEAARSHVRRVSLADAVKPGGVPFQYAASVKVLATQSAFEVAHDAIQLLGGNGLTHEYLAEKLFRDARSSLIEDGENSMLGLMAAARL is encoded by the coding sequence ATGGATTTCGATCTCGATCTCGGGCTGACGGATGAAATGCTGACGATCAGGGACACCTGTCGTCGATTCGCGATGGATGTGATGCGCCCGGTCGGTATGCGGCTCGACCGGATGTCGGCGGAGGCGGTGATCGCCGCGGATTCGCCGTTGTGGGGCGTGATCGAGGGATACAAGGGCCTCGGTCTCGGCGCCGGGGCGCAAATCGATGACCCGGACATGAGCGCCGAGCACAAGGCGCTGCTGCACTGCATCGTGCTCGAGGAACTCTGTGCGGGAGACGTTGGAATTTTTATCGGCTGCGGACTGCTGAATATCTCCTCGCTGATCGCACAACAATTCGCGCGCAACGATCTGTACGAATTTTTCCGCCAGCGTGACGAGATCGGTTGCCTGGCACTGACAGAACCCGGGCATGGCAGCGACAACGTCGCATTCACCGAGCCGGGATTTCGAAACCCGCGTATCAAGCCGGTGCTGAAGTGCCGGCGCGACGGCAGCAATTATGTGCTGAACGGGCAGAAGGCTGCATGGGTATCCTGCGGCACCATCGCCGGATCGGGGGTCGTGTTCGCGGGTTTCGAGAATTCCAGTGTCGGGCTTGCCGATGGCGCGGTGTTCCTGTTGCCGTTCGACCTGCCGGGAATCAGCAAGGGAAAGCCACTGGAGAAACTCGGCCAGCGCGCGCTGAACCAGGGCGAGATATTTTTTGACCAGGTCGAGGTGCCGGCCCATTTCATGCTCGCCGAAGGGCCGGATGCTTACCCCTTCGTCTGGGAAATGAACCTCAAGGGCGCGAATCTCGCGATGGGCCAGCAATTTGTCGGGGTTGCGCGTGCGGCCTACGATATCGCGCTCGATTACGCCAAGGAGTGGGTGCAGGGCGGCTGCCCGATCATCGAGCACCAGAACGTCAAGAACCGCCTGTTCGGCATGTTCCAGAAAGTCGAAGCGGCGCGTTCGCACGTGCGCCGCGTTTCGCTGGCGGATGCAGTCAAGCCGGGCGGCGTGCCGTTCCAGTATGCGGCCTCGGTCAAGGTGCTCGCCACCCAGTCTGCGTTCGAGGTGGCCCACGACGCGATACAATTGCTCGGTGGCAACGGACTCACCCACGAATATCTGGCCGAGAAACTGTTCCGTGACGCGCGCTCCTCGCTGATCGAGGACGGCGAGAACAGCATGCTCGGCCTGATGGCGGCGGCGCGGCTCTGA